From one Triticum urartu cultivar G1812 chromosome 3, Tu2.1, whole genome shotgun sequence genomic stretch:
- the LOC125544580 gene encoding uncharacterized protein LOC125544580: MSLKSYHEESLRPPATEDAAAATTTKWDWAEVLLDHVAYMVDKKNHTSAPLRFKRNLDGKEVDVQVTFCFAKPPRVSHFCCHAYFTDDHGEEDTCLFFREPFVFATDGNLALITLCIGLGRPSPFDTKKCKYEYLVYQAASSPEGKPGLTRIPKFPAHMLPTTGSDCIPSRAIGLVRYRSNISTDAHPHKAPFTPPAPILSPAVALARPQSFPFTPPTSILSPSVTAYSDALAKGDACDAYRIAALAYDYFHDSSNSPYGPYYICTYDSKAEDWIRKPAAIPQPPLPSDYICDIDMVITIGGSSRGIMGWVDLWNGMLLSDVLADHKPCRPLRYVTLPKPTQPQNWLPLAVDIGCNCRDIVLVKETGIIRFVDLQVHADPSIPCSQTPCGWTVLTWTLEGFHEGLDLETLGDLHFQPELELHSSDISGYKLPQSLFVSNPILSSNTDGVLYLRTNVSSATNRNSQVIAVDIKHKMLLDVKEFDMQRPNNYMRTSISSYLKPPVSNKSMKRRAPQSMGSSRKKPQQQPAITNPAEGGEVDVGDAMDSQ, translated from the exons ATGTCGCTCAAATCCTATCACGAAGAATCGCTGCGTCCTCCGGCCACGGAagatgcggcggcggcgacgacgactaAGTGGGACTGGGCGGAAGTCCTCCTCGACCACGTCGCTTACATGGTCGACAAGAAAAACCATACTTCCGCCCCCCTTCGCTTCAAGAGGAACCTCGACGGCAAGGAGGTGGATGTGCAGGTCACCTTCTGCTTCGCCAAGCCGCCTCGCGTCTCCCATTTCTGCTGCCACGCCTACTTCACCGACGACCACGGAGAAGAAGACACCTGCTTGTTCTTCCGCGAGCCTTTCGTGTTCGCCACGGACGGTAACCTTGCCCTCATCACCCTCTGCATCGGGCTCGGCCGTCCCTCCCCCTTCGATACCAAGAAGTGCAAATACGAATACCTCGTCTACCAGGCGGCATCCTCACCAGAGGGGAAGCCGGGACTCACCCGGATCCCGAAATTCCCTGCCCACATGTTGCCGACAACGGGATCCGACTGCATCCCTTCCCGTGCGATTGGTCTCGTGCGTTACCGCAGCAACATTTCCACCGATGCTCACCCCCACAAAGCCCCCTTCACGCCCCCGGCTCCCATCCTCAGCCCTGCCGTCGCTCTTGCCCGCCCCCAAAGTTTCCCCTTTACGCCCCCCACCTCCATCCTCAGCCCCTCCGTCACCGCCTATTCAGACGCCCTGGCCAAGGGTGATGCTTGTGATGCCTACAGAATCGCAGCTCTTGCCTACGACTACTTCCATGATTCTAGCAATAGCCCATATGGTCCATACTACATATGCACCTATGACTCCAAGGCCGAGGATTGGATCCGCAAGCCAGCTGCTATTCCACAGCCGCCGCTACCATCCGACTACATCTGTGACATCGACATGGTCATCACCATCGGTGGCTCCAGCCGTGGCATCATGGGCTGGGTCGACCTCTGGAATGGCATGCTCCTCTCTGACGTGCTCGCAGACCACAAACCCTGCAGACCACTCCGCTATGTCACCCTTCCAAAGCCGACGCAGCCGCAAAATTGGCTGCCTCTTGCCGTTGACATTGGATGCAACTGTCGGGACATTGTCCTTGTCAAAGAGACTGGCATCATCAGGTTCGTCGACCTACAGGTCCACGCCGACCCCAGCATCCCTTGCTCACAAACCCCTTGTGGCTGGACGGTGCTCACATGGACCTTGGAGGGGTTCCACGAGGGTTTGGATTTGGAAACCCTGGGTGATTTGCATTTCCAGCCGGAGCTCGAACTCCATTCTAGTGATATCTCTGGCTACAAGTTGCCCCAGTCTCTCTTTGTTTCCAACCCCATTCTCAGCTCCAACACAGATGGCGTCTTGTACCTCAGGACAAATGTGAGCAGTGCAACTAACAGGAACTCGCAAGTGATTGCTGTTGACATCAAACATAAGATGCTGCTGGATGTGAAGGAATTTGATATGCAAAGACCAAACAACTACATGCGCACTAGCATCTCCAGCTATCTCAAGCCCCCAG TTTCAAACAAGAGTATGAAACGAAGAGCGCCACAGTCTATGGGATCCTCTCGCAAGAAGCCGCAGCAGCAGCCTGCCATCACTAACCCAGCTGAAGGAGGAGAGGTTGATGTCGGGGATGCCATGGACTCACAGTAG